From one Gossypium hirsutum isolate 1008001.06 chromosome D08, Gossypium_hirsutum_v2.1, whole genome shotgun sequence genomic stretch:
- the LOC107900654 gene encoding DNA (cytosine-5)-methyltransferase CMT2 isoform X1, translating to MEPTENSDSDSKSQSLTLVTTGDDNVEQPLPLEICVPEEIAAGADDNKLLPRRSASIFQLFPIRSVFSRKSDIETVLERCLRRSPRNSALFVRESANVRPKAIVSLETEGCKRKIKESTTVEGKNLRRSPRFTTISAAAENKKVLSLSAKVMQSRSSKSQRFKLKNKGAKIMNIERTNGMGLRRSPRLTSAPPETKGRSSKTIFKSSDKGSYSETRSSGKLNSKRLCLSKTEEADKGTFPLRHNETNLRLIIERQLRRSLKFSQVTKNGSSDISVRRLDMDEVIFSEEKLLGISPSSMHATENGDSNASFREHRREMSDEKQLKTPSSLSTLLAEGDSAEVNSSSNRLSNSCDEQPSKKFKISSAESDMGTSDETFSKKAKGSSLSGKKKSQSKTDVIFIGNPIPDDEAQERWRWRYEMKNTKSNRKLISSDDDDDDDEDKVVWNVECHYAQAEIDGCTINLGDCVYIKGEEAKHHIGKILEFFKTTDGENYFRVQWFYRAEDTVSTEIKISFRSCTISYPDLCCFCSAHHAKVMKQEAAFHDERRVFYSTVMNDNPIDCIISKVSVTQISPKLGLKSNSLPRSDFYFDMEYCVDYSTFRNLPPDNSFKSYSSSNCCKEVFPSTPAFSANIPSFGTYQAELTLLDLYSGCGGMSTGLCLGAKASSIDLVTKWAVDSDKSASKSLKLNHPEAHVRNEAADDFLRLLKEWEKLCKRYVVDNLERTYPSRFRASEAVMKNASPAKDADTSADELEVSCLVDVCYGDPCNTGNRGLKFKVRWKGYSASDDTWEPIEGLSNCQECIQEFVIKGFRSKILPLRGDVDVICGGPPCQGISGYNRFRNVDSPLDDERNRQIVVFMDIVEYLKPKFVLMENVVDILRLDKGSLGRYALSRLVHMKYQARLGIIAAGCYGLPQFRLRVFLWGAHPSEKLPQFPLPSHDVIIRYWPPPEFERNTVAYEEGQPRQLEDALLLRDAISDLPPVSNNEVREEMTYEKPPETDFQRYIRSSKYVMTGSALDGATRIKNLLYDHRPAPLSEDDYTRVCLIPKRKGANFRDLPGVIVGADNVARRDPTREKQFLPSGKPLVPEYVFTFEQGKSKRPFARLWWDETVPTVVTYPYCHSQVILHPEQDRVLTVRECARLQGFPDYYRFCGTIKDRYCQIGNAVAIPVGRALGYTMGMAFQKGSGNEPLMILPPKFSLSTNIQLAKSLSQSTDD from the exons ATGGAGCCAACAGAAAATTCCGACTCTGATTCCAAATCTCAGTCTCTTACTTTGGTCACAACCGGAGACGATAATGTGGAGCAGCCATTGCCTCTAGAGATTTGCGTCCCGGAAGAAATTGCTGCCGGCGCCGATGATAACAAGCTTCTACCGAGAAGATCCGCCAGTATCTTTCAGTTATTTCCAATTCGGAGTGTTTTTTCGAGGAAATCCGATATAGAAACGGTGCTTGAGAGATGCCTGAGAAGGTCGCCCAGAAATTCAGCGTTGTTCGTTAGGGAGAGCGCAAATGTGAGGCCCAAGGCCATTGTGAGTTTAGAAACTGAAGGTTGTAAAAGGAAAATTAAGGAAAGTACAACTGTAGAGGGTAAGAATCTTAGAAGGTCGCCAAGATTTACTACCATTTCAGCTGCCGCTGAAAATAAAAAAGTCCTCTCTCTTTCCGCGAAG GTTATGCAGAGTCGAAGCTCAAAAAGTCAACGGTTCAAGTTAAA AAATAAAGGGGCAAAAATCATGAATATTGAAAGAACCAATGGAATGGGGTTGAGGAGATCTCCACGATTGACTTCGGCCCCACCTGAAACCAAAGGTCGCTCatcaaaaactatttttaaatcctCTGACAAAGGTTCCTACTCTGAAACAAGATCTTCTGGAAAGTTGAACAGCAAGCGATTATGTCTCTCAAAGACCGAGGAAGCGGATAAAGGAACTTTTCCTTTAAGGCATAATGAGACAAACTTAAGGCTTATTATTGAAAGGCAGTTAAGAAGATCTCTGAAATTTAGCCAGGTTACTAAAAATGGTAGCAGTGATATATCTGTTAGAAGATTGGATATGGATGAAGTGATCTTTTCTGAAGAGAAGCTCTTGGGAATTTCTCCCAGTTCCATGCACGCAACAGAAAATGGCGACAGTAATGCATCTTTTAGAGAACATAGGAGGGAAATGTCTGATGAAAAGCAGTTGAAAACACCTTCCTCACTTTCTACATTATTGGCTGAAGGTGATAGTGCTGAAGTAAACTCTTCTTCCAATAGATTATCCAATTCATGTGATGAACAGCCTTCCAAGAAATTTAAGATCTCATCAGCAGAATCAGATATGGGAACCTCAGATGAAACATTCTCAAAGAAAGCCAAGGGCTCGTCTCTTTCAGGAAAGAAGAAGAGCCAATCCAAGACTGATGTTATATTTATAGGCAATCCAATCCCGGATGACGAAGCTCAAGAAAGGTGGCGTTGGCGATATGAAATGAAG AATACAAAATCTAACAGAAAACTCATCTCATCGGA tgatgatgatgatgatgatgaagacaaGGTAGTTTGGAATGTGGAATGCCATTATGCTCAAGCTGAAATTGATGGATGTACCATAAATCTTGGGGATTGTGTTTATATTAAG GGTGAAGAAGCAAAACACCACATTGGCAAgatattagaattttttaaaacaacagatggagaaaattattttagagtCCAGTGGTTTTATAGAGCTGAAGATACAGTAAGTACAGAAATTAAGATTTCTTTTAGATCATGCACTATTTCTTATCCTGACCTTTGTTGCTTCTGTTCTGCACATCATGCAAAGGTTATGAAACAAGAGGCTGCTTTTCATGATGAAAGACGTGTATTTTATTCAACTGTAATGAATGATAATCCCATAGATTGCATTATTTCAAAAGTTAGTGTTACTCAAATATCACCTAAG TTAGgtttaaaatcaaattctcttCCCCGATCTGATTTCTATTTTGACATGGAGTATTGTGTGGATTATTCAACATTCCGCAACTTGCCACCTG aTAATTCTTTCAAGAGCTACAGTTCTTCAAATTGCTGCAAGGAAGTTTTCCCTTCGACTCCTGCCTTTTCAGCTAATATTCCTAGTTTTGGAACTTACCAGGCAGAACTCACACTACTAGATCTTTACTCTGGTTGTGGCGGAATGTCAACTGGTTTATGCCTTGGTGCAAAAGCATCTTCCATTGATCTAGTGACG AAATGGGCAGTTGACAGTGATaagtcagcaagtaaaagcttgaaattaaatCATCCAGAGGCACAT GTCAGGAATGAAGCTGCTGATGATTTTCTTCGACTACTGAAGGAATGGGAAAAGCTTTGCAAACGATATGTAGTTGACAATTTAGAAAGAACATATCCGTCAAGATTCAGAGCCTCAGAAGCAGTCATGAAGAATGCAAGCCCTGCAAAAGATGCTGATACCTCTGCTGATGAACTCGAGGTCTCTTGTCTTGTTGATGTTTGTTATGGTGATCCCTGCAACACAGGCAACCGTGGACTAAAGTTTAAG GTTCGCTGGAAGGGATATAGCGCAAGTGATGATACGTGGGAACCAATTGAAGGCTTAAG CAATTGTCAAGAATGTATTCAGGAATTTGTAATTAAAGGATTCAGGTCCAAGATCTTACCCCTTCGT GGGGATGTTGATGTTATTTGTGGTGGCCCTCCATGCCAAGGGATAAGTGGCTATAATCGCTTTAGAAATGTTGATTCTCCATTGGATGATGAAAGAAATCGTCAAATAGTGGTCTTCATGGACATAGTTGAATACTTAAAACCTAAGTTTGTTTTGATGGAAAATGTGGTTGATATTTTGAGACTTGACAAGGGTtctcttggaagatatgctttaAGTCGGTTGGTACATATGAAATACCAAGCAAGGCTTGGAATAATTGCAGCTGGTTGTTATGGTCTTCCTCAATTCCGGTTGCGTGTTTTTTTGTGGGGAGCACATCCTAGTGAG AAGCTTCCACAGTTTCCACTTCCTTCTCATGATGTTATTATCAGATATTGGCCTCCTCCTGAGTTTGAG CGCAATACAGTTGCTTATGAAGAAGGCCAACCTCGTCAACTTGAAGACGCTCTTCTTCTCCGTGATGCCATTTCTGATCTCCCACCT GTTTCAAATAATGAAGTTCGCGAAGAAATGACATATGAAAAGCCTCCTGAAACGGACTTTCAAAGATATATAAGATCTAGTAAATAcg TGATGACTGGTTCTGCATTAGATGGTGCCACAAGAATAAAGAACCTATTGTATGACCATCGGCCTGCTCCGTTATCTGAGGATGATTATACAAGAGTCTGTCTGATTCCAAAGAGAAAG GGGGCAAATTTTCGAGACCTCCCTGGTGTAATTGTTGGAGCAGACAATGTGGCTCGGAGGGATCCAACACGGGAAAAGCAGTTTTTACCTTCTGGAAAACCATTG GTTCCAGAATATGTATTTACCTTTGAACAAGGAAAATCTAAAAG ACCATTTGCAAGATTATGGTGGGATGAGACTGTGCCGACTGTTGTAACTTATCCTTATTGTCATAGCCAG GTAATATTACATCCAGAGCAAGACCGAGTTCTCACAGTCCGGGAATGTGCAAGATTACAAGGTTTTCCTGATTATTATAGATTCTGCGGGACAATTAAAGATAG GTATTGTCAAATTGGGAATGCGGTTGCAATTCCGGTTGGTCGAGCCTTGGGATACACAATGGGGATGGCATTTCAGAAAGGGAGCGGGAATGAACCACTGATGATCCTCCCTCCTAAGTTTTCTCTTTCCACCAATATCCAGTTAGCAAAATCATTGTCCCAAAGCACTGATGATTGA
- the LOC107900654 gene encoding DNA (cytosine-5)-methyltransferase CMT2 isoform X4 — MEPTENSDSDSKSQSLTLVTTGDDNVEQPLPLEICVPEEIAAGADDNKLLPRRSASIFQLFPIRSVFSRKSDIETVLERCLRRSPRNSALFVRESANVRPKAIVSLETEGCKRKIKESTTVEGKNLRRSPRFTTISAAAENKKVLSLSAKVMQSRSSKSQRFKLKNKGAKIMNIERTNGMGLRRSPRLTSAPPETKGRSSKTIFKSSDKGSYSETRSSGKLNSKRLCLSKTEEADKGTFPLRHNETNLRLIIERQLRRSLKFSQVTKNGSSDISVRRLDMDEVIFSEEKLLGISPSSMHATENGDSNASFREHRREMSDEKQLKTPSSLSTLLAEGDSAEVNSSSNRLSNSCDEQPSKKFKISSAESDMGTSDETFSKKAKGSSLSGKKKSQSKTDVIFIGNPIPDDEAQERWRWRYEMKNTKSNRKLISSDDDDDDDEDKVVWNVECHYAQAEIDGCTINLGDCVYIKGEEAKHHIGKILEFFKTTDGENYFRVQWFYRAEDTVSTEIKISFRSCTISYPDLCCFCSAHHAKVMKQEAAFHDERRVFYSTVMNDNPIDCIISKVSVTQISPKLGLKSNSLPRSDFYFDMEYCVDYSTFRNLPPDNSFKSYSSSNCCKEVFPSTPAFSANIPSFGTYQAELTLLDLYSGCGGMSTGLCLGAKASSIDLVTKWAVDSDKSASKSLKLNHPEAHVRNEAADDFLRLLKEWEKLCKRYVVDNLERTYPSRFRASEAVMKNASPAKDADTSADELEVSCLVDVCYGDPCNTGNRGLKFKVRWKGYSASDDTWEPIEGLSNCQECIQEFVIKGFRSKILPLRGDVDVICGGPPCQGISGYNRFRNVDSPLDDERNRQIVVFMDIVEYLKPKFVLMENVVDILRLDKGSLGRYALSRLVHMKYQARLGIIAAGCYGLPQFRLRVFLWGAHPSEKLPQFPLPSHDVIIRYWPPPEFERNTVAYEEGQPRQLEDALLLRDAISDLPPVSNNEVREEMTYEKPPETDFQRYIRSSKYVMTGSALDGATRIKNLLYDHRPAPLSEDDYTRVCLIPKRKGANFRDLPGVIVGADNVARRDPTREKQFLPSGKPLLF; from the exons ATGGAGCCAACAGAAAATTCCGACTCTGATTCCAAATCTCAGTCTCTTACTTTGGTCACAACCGGAGACGATAATGTGGAGCAGCCATTGCCTCTAGAGATTTGCGTCCCGGAAGAAATTGCTGCCGGCGCCGATGATAACAAGCTTCTACCGAGAAGATCCGCCAGTATCTTTCAGTTATTTCCAATTCGGAGTGTTTTTTCGAGGAAATCCGATATAGAAACGGTGCTTGAGAGATGCCTGAGAAGGTCGCCCAGAAATTCAGCGTTGTTCGTTAGGGAGAGCGCAAATGTGAGGCCCAAGGCCATTGTGAGTTTAGAAACTGAAGGTTGTAAAAGGAAAATTAAGGAAAGTACAACTGTAGAGGGTAAGAATCTTAGAAGGTCGCCAAGATTTACTACCATTTCAGCTGCCGCTGAAAATAAAAAAGTCCTCTCTCTTTCCGCGAAG GTTATGCAGAGTCGAAGCTCAAAAAGTCAACGGTTCAAGTTAAA AAATAAAGGGGCAAAAATCATGAATATTGAAAGAACCAATGGAATGGGGTTGAGGAGATCTCCACGATTGACTTCGGCCCCACCTGAAACCAAAGGTCGCTCatcaaaaactatttttaaatcctCTGACAAAGGTTCCTACTCTGAAACAAGATCTTCTGGAAAGTTGAACAGCAAGCGATTATGTCTCTCAAAGACCGAGGAAGCGGATAAAGGAACTTTTCCTTTAAGGCATAATGAGACAAACTTAAGGCTTATTATTGAAAGGCAGTTAAGAAGATCTCTGAAATTTAGCCAGGTTACTAAAAATGGTAGCAGTGATATATCTGTTAGAAGATTGGATATGGATGAAGTGATCTTTTCTGAAGAGAAGCTCTTGGGAATTTCTCCCAGTTCCATGCACGCAACAGAAAATGGCGACAGTAATGCATCTTTTAGAGAACATAGGAGGGAAATGTCTGATGAAAAGCAGTTGAAAACACCTTCCTCACTTTCTACATTATTGGCTGAAGGTGATAGTGCTGAAGTAAACTCTTCTTCCAATAGATTATCCAATTCATGTGATGAACAGCCTTCCAAGAAATTTAAGATCTCATCAGCAGAATCAGATATGGGAACCTCAGATGAAACATTCTCAAAGAAAGCCAAGGGCTCGTCTCTTTCAGGAAAGAAGAAGAGCCAATCCAAGACTGATGTTATATTTATAGGCAATCCAATCCCGGATGACGAAGCTCAAGAAAGGTGGCGTTGGCGATATGAAATGAAG AATACAAAATCTAACAGAAAACTCATCTCATCGGA tgatgatgatgatgatgatgaagacaaGGTAGTTTGGAATGTGGAATGCCATTATGCTCAAGCTGAAATTGATGGATGTACCATAAATCTTGGGGATTGTGTTTATATTAAG GGTGAAGAAGCAAAACACCACATTGGCAAgatattagaattttttaaaacaacagatggagaaaattattttagagtCCAGTGGTTTTATAGAGCTGAAGATACAGTAAGTACAGAAATTAAGATTTCTTTTAGATCATGCACTATTTCTTATCCTGACCTTTGTTGCTTCTGTTCTGCACATCATGCAAAGGTTATGAAACAAGAGGCTGCTTTTCATGATGAAAGACGTGTATTTTATTCAACTGTAATGAATGATAATCCCATAGATTGCATTATTTCAAAAGTTAGTGTTACTCAAATATCACCTAAG TTAGgtttaaaatcaaattctcttCCCCGATCTGATTTCTATTTTGACATGGAGTATTGTGTGGATTATTCAACATTCCGCAACTTGCCACCTG aTAATTCTTTCAAGAGCTACAGTTCTTCAAATTGCTGCAAGGAAGTTTTCCCTTCGACTCCTGCCTTTTCAGCTAATATTCCTAGTTTTGGAACTTACCAGGCAGAACTCACACTACTAGATCTTTACTCTGGTTGTGGCGGAATGTCAACTGGTTTATGCCTTGGTGCAAAAGCATCTTCCATTGATCTAGTGACG AAATGGGCAGTTGACAGTGATaagtcagcaagtaaaagcttgaaattaaatCATCCAGAGGCACAT GTCAGGAATGAAGCTGCTGATGATTTTCTTCGACTACTGAAGGAATGGGAAAAGCTTTGCAAACGATATGTAGTTGACAATTTAGAAAGAACATATCCGTCAAGATTCAGAGCCTCAGAAGCAGTCATGAAGAATGCAAGCCCTGCAAAAGATGCTGATACCTCTGCTGATGAACTCGAGGTCTCTTGTCTTGTTGATGTTTGTTATGGTGATCCCTGCAACACAGGCAACCGTGGACTAAAGTTTAAG GTTCGCTGGAAGGGATATAGCGCAAGTGATGATACGTGGGAACCAATTGAAGGCTTAAG CAATTGTCAAGAATGTATTCAGGAATTTGTAATTAAAGGATTCAGGTCCAAGATCTTACCCCTTCGT GGGGATGTTGATGTTATTTGTGGTGGCCCTCCATGCCAAGGGATAAGTGGCTATAATCGCTTTAGAAATGTTGATTCTCCATTGGATGATGAAAGAAATCGTCAAATAGTGGTCTTCATGGACATAGTTGAATACTTAAAACCTAAGTTTGTTTTGATGGAAAATGTGGTTGATATTTTGAGACTTGACAAGGGTtctcttggaagatatgctttaAGTCGGTTGGTACATATGAAATACCAAGCAAGGCTTGGAATAATTGCAGCTGGTTGTTATGGTCTTCCTCAATTCCGGTTGCGTGTTTTTTTGTGGGGAGCACATCCTAGTGAG AAGCTTCCACAGTTTCCACTTCCTTCTCATGATGTTATTATCAGATATTGGCCTCCTCCTGAGTTTGAG CGCAATACAGTTGCTTATGAAGAAGGCCAACCTCGTCAACTTGAAGACGCTCTTCTTCTCCGTGATGCCATTTCTGATCTCCCACCT GTTTCAAATAATGAAGTTCGCGAAGAAATGACATATGAAAAGCCTCCTGAAACGGACTTTCAAAGATATATAAGATCTAGTAAATAcg TGATGACTGGTTCTGCATTAGATGGTGCCACAAGAATAAAGAACCTATTGTATGACCATCGGCCTGCTCCGTTATCTGAGGATGATTATACAAGAGTCTGTCTGATTCCAAAGAGAAAG GGGGCAAATTTTCGAGACCTCCCTGGTGTAATTGTTGGAGCAGACAATGTGGCTCGGAGGGATCCAACACGGGAAAAGCAGTTTTTACCTTCTGGAAAACCATTG CTTTTCTGA
- the LOC107900654 gene encoding DNA (cytosine-5)-methyltransferase CMT2 isoform X2, producing MEPTENSDSDSKSQSLTLVTTGDDNVEQPLPLEICVPEEIAAGADDNKLLPRRSASIFQLFPIRSVFSRKSDIETVLERCLRRSPRNSALFVRESANVRPKAIVSLETEGCKRKIKESTTVEGKNLRRSPRFTTISAAAENKKVLSLSAKVMQSRSSKSQRFKLKNKGAKIMNIERTNGMGLRRSPRLTSAPPETKGRSSKTIFKSSDKGSYSETRSSGKLNSKRLCLSKTEEADKGTFPLRHNETNLRLIIERQLRRSLKFSQVTKNGSSDISVRRLDMDEVIFSEEKLLGISPSSMHATENGDSNASFREHRREMSDEKQLKTPSSLSTLLAEGDSAEVNSSSNRLSNSCDEQPSKKFKISSAESDMGTSDETFSKKAKGSSLSGKKKSQSKTDVIFIGNPIPDDEAQERWRWRYEMKNTKSNRKLISSDDDDDDDEDKVVWNVECHYAQAEIDGCTINLGDCVYIKGEEAKHHIGKILEFFKTTDGENYFRVQWFYRAEDTVMKQEAAFHDERRVFYSTVMNDNPIDCIISKVSVTQISPKLGLKSNSLPRSDFYFDMEYCVDYSTFRNLPPDNSFKSYSSSNCCKEVFPSTPAFSANIPSFGTYQAELTLLDLYSGCGGMSTGLCLGAKASSIDLVTKWAVDSDKSASKSLKLNHPEAHVRNEAADDFLRLLKEWEKLCKRYVVDNLERTYPSRFRASEAVMKNASPAKDADTSADELEVSCLVDVCYGDPCNTGNRGLKFKVRWKGYSASDDTWEPIEGLSNCQECIQEFVIKGFRSKILPLRGDVDVICGGPPCQGISGYNRFRNVDSPLDDERNRQIVVFMDIVEYLKPKFVLMENVVDILRLDKGSLGRYALSRLVHMKYQARLGIIAAGCYGLPQFRLRVFLWGAHPSEKLPQFPLPSHDVIIRYWPPPEFERNTVAYEEGQPRQLEDALLLRDAISDLPPVSNNEVREEMTYEKPPETDFQRYIRSSKYVMTGSALDGATRIKNLLYDHRPAPLSEDDYTRVCLIPKRKGANFRDLPGVIVGADNVARRDPTREKQFLPSGKPLVPEYVFTFEQGKSKRPFARLWWDETVPTVVTYPYCHSQVILHPEQDRVLTVRECARLQGFPDYYRFCGTIKDRYCQIGNAVAIPVGRALGYTMGMAFQKGSGNEPLMILPPKFSLSTNIQLAKSLSQSTDD from the exons ATGGAGCCAACAGAAAATTCCGACTCTGATTCCAAATCTCAGTCTCTTACTTTGGTCACAACCGGAGACGATAATGTGGAGCAGCCATTGCCTCTAGAGATTTGCGTCCCGGAAGAAATTGCTGCCGGCGCCGATGATAACAAGCTTCTACCGAGAAGATCCGCCAGTATCTTTCAGTTATTTCCAATTCGGAGTGTTTTTTCGAGGAAATCCGATATAGAAACGGTGCTTGAGAGATGCCTGAGAAGGTCGCCCAGAAATTCAGCGTTGTTCGTTAGGGAGAGCGCAAATGTGAGGCCCAAGGCCATTGTGAGTTTAGAAACTGAAGGTTGTAAAAGGAAAATTAAGGAAAGTACAACTGTAGAGGGTAAGAATCTTAGAAGGTCGCCAAGATTTACTACCATTTCAGCTGCCGCTGAAAATAAAAAAGTCCTCTCTCTTTCCGCGAAG GTTATGCAGAGTCGAAGCTCAAAAAGTCAACGGTTCAAGTTAAA AAATAAAGGGGCAAAAATCATGAATATTGAAAGAACCAATGGAATGGGGTTGAGGAGATCTCCACGATTGACTTCGGCCCCACCTGAAACCAAAGGTCGCTCatcaaaaactatttttaaatcctCTGACAAAGGTTCCTACTCTGAAACAAGATCTTCTGGAAAGTTGAACAGCAAGCGATTATGTCTCTCAAAGACCGAGGAAGCGGATAAAGGAACTTTTCCTTTAAGGCATAATGAGACAAACTTAAGGCTTATTATTGAAAGGCAGTTAAGAAGATCTCTGAAATTTAGCCAGGTTACTAAAAATGGTAGCAGTGATATATCTGTTAGAAGATTGGATATGGATGAAGTGATCTTTTCTGAAGAGAAGCTCTTGGGAATTTCTCCCAGTTCCATGCACGCAACAGAAAATGGCGACAGTAATGCATCTTTTAGAGAACATAGGAGGGAAATGTCTGATGAAAAGCAGTTGAAAACACCTTCCTCACTTTCTACATTATTGGCTGAAGGTGATAGTGCTGAAGTAAACTCTTCTTCCAATAGATTATCCAATTCATGTGATGAACAGCCTTCCAAGAAATTTAAGATCTCATCAGCAGAATCAGATATGGGAACCTCAGATGAAACATTCTCAAAGAAAGCCAAGGGCTCGTCTCTTTCAGGAAAGAAGAAGAGCCAATCCAAGACTGATGTTATATTTATAGGCAATCCAATCCCGGATGACGAAGCTCAAGAAAGGTGGCGTTGGCGATATGAAATGAAG AATACAAAATCTAACAGAAAACTCATCTCATCGGA tgatgatgatgatgatgatgaagacaaGGTAGTTTGGAATGTGGAATGCCATTATGCTCAAGCTGAAATTGATGGATGTACCATAAATCTTGGGGATTGTGTTTATATTAAG GGTGAAGAAGCAAAACACCACATTGGCAAgatattagaattttttaaaacaacagatggagaaaattattttagagtCCAGTGGTTTTATAGAGCTGAAGATACA GTTATGAAACAAGAGGCTGCTTTTCATGATGAAAGACGTGTATTTTATTCAACTGTAATGAATGATAATCCCATAGATTGCATTATTTCAAAAGTTAGTGTTACTCAAATATCACCTAAG TTAGgtttaaaatcaaattctcttCCCCGATCTGATTTCTATTTTGACATGGAGTATTGTGTGGATTATTCAACATTCCGCAACTTGCCACCTG aTAATTCTTTCAAGAGCTACAGTTCTTCAAATTGCTGCAAGGAAGTTTTCCCTTCGACTCCTGCCTTTTCAGCTAATATTCCTAGTTTTGGAACTTACCAGGCAGAACTCACACTACTAGATCTTTACTCTGGTTGTGGCGGAATGTCAACTGGTTTATGCCTTGGTGCAAAAGCATCTTCCATTGATCTAGTGACG AAATGGGCAGTTGACAGTGATaagtcagcaagtaaaagcttgaaattaaatCATCCAGAGGCACAT GTCAGGAATGAAGCTGCTGATGATTTTCTTCGACTACTGAAGGAATGGGAAAAGCTTTGCAAACGATATGTAGTTGACAATTTAGAAAGAACATATCCGTCAAGATTCAGAGCCTCAGAAGCAGTCATGAAGAATGCAAGCCCTGCAAAAGATGCTGATACCTCTGCTGATGAACTCGAGGTCTCTTGTCTTGTTGATGTTTGTTATGGTGATCCCTGCAACACAGGCAACCGTGGACTAAAGTTTAAG GTTCGCTGGAAGGGATATAGCGCAAGTGATGATACGTGGGAACCAATTGAAGGCTTAAG CAATTGTCAAGAATGTATTCAGGAATTTGTAATTAAAGGATTCAGGTCCAAGATCTTACCCCTTCGT GGGGATGTTGATGTTATTTGTGGTGGCCCTCCATGCCAAGGGATAAGTGGCTATAATCGCTTTAGAAATGTTGATTCTCCATTGGATGATGAAAGAAATCGTCAAATAGTGGTCTTCATGGACATAGTTGAATACTTAAAACCTAAGTTTGTTTTGATGGAAAATGTGGTTGATATTTTGAGACTTGACAAGGGTtctcttggaagatatgctttaAGTCGGTTGGTACATATGAAATACCAAGCAAGGCTTGGAATAATTGCAGCTGGTTGTTATGGTCTTCCTCAATTCCGGTTGCGTGTTTTTTTGTGGGGAGCACATCCTAGTGAG AAGCTTCCACAGTTTCCACTTCCTTCTCATGATGTTATTATCAGATATTGGCCTCCTCCTGAGTTTGAG CGCAATACAGTTGCTTATGAAGAAGGCCAACCTCGTCAACTTGAAGACGCTCTTCTTCTCCGTGATGCCATTTCTGATCTCCCACCT GTTTCAAATAATGAAGTTCGCGAAGAAATGACATATGAAAAGCCTCCTGAAACGGACTTTCAAAGATATATAAGATCTAGTAAATAcg TGATGACTGGTTCTGCATTAGATGGTGCCACAAGAATAAAGAACCTATTGTATGACCATCGGCCTGCTCCGTTATCTGAGGATGATTATACAAGAGTCTGTCTGATTCCAAAGAGAAAG GGGGCAAATTTTCGAGACCTCCCTGGTGTAATTGTTGGAGCAGACAATGTGGCTCGGAGGGATCCAACACGGGAAAAGCAGTTTTTACCTTCTGGAAAACCATTG GTTCCAGAATATGTATTTACCTTTGAACAAGGAAAATCTAAAAG ACCATTTGCAAGATTATGGTGGGATGAGACTGTGCCGACTGTTGTAACTTATCCTTATTGTCATAGCCAG GTAATATTACATCCAGAGCAAGACCGAGTTCTCACAGTCCGGGAATGTGCAAGATTACAAGGTTTTCCTGATTATTATAGATTCTGCGGGACAATTAAAGATAG GTATTGTCAAATTGGGAATGCGGTTGCAATTCCGGTTGGTCGAGCCTTGGGATACACAATGGGGATGGCATTTCAGAAAGGGAGCGGGAATGAACCACTGATGATCCTCCCTCCTAAGTTTTCTCTTTCCACCAATATCCAGTTAGCAAAATCATTGTCCCAAAGCACTGATGATTGA